A window of Chrysiogenia bacterium contains these coding sequences:
- a CDS encoding S8 family serine peptidase has translation NYPVPTVTGLTASACIGQNALIWDPAPGAFSYSLYYSTSAFTDIEDATKTSVTAPPVFHTGLSNETTYYYRVAAVGEAGEGLASPMKSATPSLTPMNTPDPLFQGQWHLTNTGQCGGAPEDCGTPGEDLNVQPVWDACLRGEGVRVTVVDEELEIGHEDLDQNTPATGHVDYRENDNDPTGSATREHGTAVGGIIAARDGNGLGVHGVAPRATLIGYNLLTKYSSINLLDSFTRDVVNQDVSNNSWGNITKAGDLVPALSSFAMAMEEGTTLGRDGKGVVYLMAAGNDGGCATDAVETCLVDSNFDGYHNHRGMLIVAAVDADGVKADYSERGANLWISGPAGPGGDGLNITTTDRTGTTGYNDGQSLIELDNINYTNDFAGTSAATPAVAGVVALMLQANPDLGWRDVRHILAQTARKNDAANGEWTTNGAGYNINLNYGFGIPDAQAATACAVGWTNVGTELSSGPHSATPAMAIPDNDMTGISDTISVAASGIGAIEYINVLFSASDHPFAGDLEITLINETDGTESVLAPAHECGGGSCDGYDEWEFATVFHLGEAADGDWTLRVRDLGPLDTGTFESWSIIFYGTASGPGSCP, from the coding sequence AGCGCCGCCGGTTTTCCATACGGGCCTGAGCAACGAGACGACCTACTACTATCGGGTGGCTGCGGTCGGAGAGGCGGGCGAAGGCCTGGCCTCGCCGATGAAGAGCGCGACCCCCTCGCTCACACCGATGAACACGCCGGATCCGCTCTTCCAGGGACAGTGGCACCTGACCAACACGGGCCAGTGCGGCGGTGCCCCCGAGGACTGCGGCACCCCGGGCGAGGACCTCAATGTCCAGCCCGTGTGGGACGCCTGCCTGCGCGGCGAGGGGGTCCGGGTCACCGTGGTGGACGAGGAACTCGAGATCGGGCACGAGGACCTCGACCAGAACACGCCCGCGACCGGGCACGTGGACTACCGTGAAAACGACAACGATCCGACCGGCAGCGCCACCCGTGAGCACGGCACCGCGGTGGGCGGGATTATCGCGGCGCGCGACGGCAACGGGCTTGGCGTGCATGGCGTGGCGCCGCGTGCGACGCTCATTGGCTACAACCTGCTGACCAAGTATTCGAGCATCAACCTTCTCGATTCCTTCACCCGTGACGTGGTCAATCAGGATGTCTCGAACAATAGCTGGGGCAACATCACCAAGGCCGGTGACCTGGTGCCCGCGCTGAGCTCTTTCGCGATGGCCATGGAGGAGGGCACGACCCTGGGGCGCGACGGCAAGGGGGTCGTCTACCTGATGGCGGCCGGCAACGATGGCGGCTGCGCCACCGATGCGGTGGAGACCTGCCTGGTGGACTCGAATTTTGACGGCTACCACAACCATCGCGGCATGCTGATCGTGGCGGCGGTTGACGCCGACGGGGTCAAGGCCGATTACTCCGAGCGCGGAGCAAACCTCTGGATCAGCGGTCCGGCCGGGCCCGGCGGCGACGGGCTCAACATCACCACAACCGACCGCACGGGGACGACTGGCTACAACGATGGGCAGAGCCTGATCGAACTCGACAACATCAACTACACCAACGACTTTGCCGGCACTTCGGCGGCAACGCCCGCGGTAGCGGGTGTGGTGGCGCTCATGCTGCAGGCCAATCCCGACCTTGGCTGGCGCGACGTGCGCCACATTCTGGCCCAGACGGCACGCAAGAATGACGCGGCCAACGGGGAGTGGACCACCAACGGCGCGGGCTACAACATCAATCTCAACTACGGATTCGGCATTCCCGATGCCCAGGCGGCGACGGCCTGCGCGGTGGGCTGGACGAACGTGGGAACAGAGCTCTCGAGCGGCCCCCACAGCGCAACGCCCGCGATGGCCATTCCCGACAACGACATGACGGGCATCTCGGATACGATTTCCGTGGCCGCCAGCGGCATCGGAGCAATCGAATACATCAACGTGCTCTTCAGCGCTTCGGACCATCCCTTTGCCGGCGACCTGGAGATCACGCTGATCAACGAAACCGACGGAACTGAAAGCGTGCTGGCCCCGGCGCACGAATGCGGGGGCGGCTCCTGCGACGGCTACGATGAGTGGGAGTTTGCAACGGTCTTTCATCTGGGCGAAGCCGCCGATGGCGACTGGACCCTGCGGGTCCGCGACCTCGGGCCGCTCGATACCGGGACCTTCGAGTCCTGGTCGATCATTTTTTACGGAACTGCCTCCGGGCCGGGGAGCTGTCCATGA